The Euphorbia lathyris chromosome 3, ddEupLath1.1, whole genome shotgun sequence genome contains a region encoding:
- the LOC136222776 gene encoding uncharacterized protein: protein MMKREITIDPWEIKSQVWKAMCSCINHIKEQADSLTFEGIRTLLEKDLGLEKYALDKLIQSVRRKKFQITKAMLKRDSYIKANCEEVTTIGLCRILEEDIGLNKFALYTYKKYISNLSDEVLLWVDENLESSDKEIDEDDEDEDEVKPKKKISAKQKIQNSEVSKKRKRLEKEIKASSKKQNKLTEEAAKDNGSAERTENGSNDSCSQSFFEQSVKKNEVSTPTNGKDVEHMIIKHVPENKREAKLIKELKEIFFKEGLSSNASEKEIKEVKKKKERVKELEGIDMSNIVSSSPRSFTSYVPHPKPKIPVYIDNSDDEKFRRKRWR, encoded by the exons ATGATGAAAAGAGAAATCACAATTGATCCGTGGGAGATCAAGTCGCAGGTTTGGAAAGCTATGTGCTCTTGCATTAATCACATCAAAGAACAAGCCGATTCTTTGACCTTTGAGGGGATCAGGACGTTGTTGGAGAAGGATTTGGGATTGGAGAAATATGCTTTGGAT AAACTGATCCAGTCAGTAAGAAGAAAGAAGTTCCAAATTACCAAGGCCATGTTGAAGAGAGATTCTTATATTAAAGCCAATTGTGAGGAAGTTACAACGATCGGTCTTTGTCGAATTTTAGAGGAAGATATTGGACTTAATAAATTTGCACTTTATACATACAAGAAATATATAAGCAATCTATCAGATGAGGTATTGCTATGGGTTGATGAGAATTTGGAGTCTTCAGACAAAGAGATTGATGAGGACgacgaagatgaagatgaagtaaaaccaaaaaagaaaattagtgcAAAGCAAAAGATACAAAATTCGGAAGTATCTAAAAAGAGGAAGAGGCttgaaaaagaaatcaaagCATCGAGCAAAAAGCAAAACAAGCTTACAGAAGAAGCAGCAAAGGACAATGGCAGTGCAGAACGCACCGAGAATGGCTCTAATGATAGTTGTTCTCAATCATTTTTTGAACAAAGTGTCAAGAAAAATGAAGTTTCAACACCAACAAATGGTAAAGACGTTGAGCATATGATAATCAAACACGTGCCTGAGAACAAACGTGAGGCCAAACTAATTAAGGAACTGAAGGAGATATTTTTCAAAGAAGGATTATCATCAAATGCATCTGAAAAAGAAATCAAGGaagttaaaaagaaaaaggaaagagtGAAAGAACTCGAGGGCATTGACATGAGTAATATTGTGTCAAGTTCACCAAGAAGTTTCACTAGTTATGTGCCTCATCCAAAACCCAAAATACCAGTTTATATTGATAATAGTGATGATGAAAAATTTCGACGAAAACGATGGAGATAA
- the LOC136221528 gene encoding triacylglycerol lipase OBL1-like: MAGSASEAKEIEAPPSFLIVNPKKGKKRDIFKYLVGKNVKSGMSFLDSSDEEIKGGAAVDHRWMLLVSIIICRFLNLIYLPMKYIGDAVDFFLNLISQNEGLSGIFHNFFHGSLKVPQKDSETFLSNFGHVDGRIELYRSIILSEQVDNHIVSDVANIKSDLGNKYLMDLCVMSAKLAYENPKVVQNVVDNYWKMHFVAFYNCWNESQKQSNTQVFICYDKPKDANLIVVSFRGTETFNTQDMVTDLDFSWFQIPKVGKIHIGFLEALGLGNRSDPATFQFHLAKHESDFFHLHGDWESKMKEFAMTKAFYAVALTLKHLLIEHKNAKFVVTGHSLGGALAILFPSVLVIQEETAMLDRLLNVYTFGQPRIGDPKFAGFMEAHLNYPDTRYFRVVYCNDMIPRVPFDDELFAFKHFGTCIYYDSWYYGKFMEEEPNKNFFSLRYMIMMWPNAQWELLRSMIISYMYGPYYKETWLSTVFRLTGLLIPSVPAHSPVEYVNSVRLGREKSVAPFTSLKSFVRK, translated from the exons ATGGCTGGTTCTGCTAGTGAAGCCAAGGAGATTGAAGCTCCTCCAAGTTTCCTAATAGTGAATCCCAAAAAGGGAAAAAAGAGAGACATATTCAAGTATTTGGTAGGCAAAAATGTCAAGAGTGGAATGAGTTTTCTTGATAGTTCAGATGAAGAAATCAAGGGAGGAGCAGCAGTTGATCATAGATGGATGTTGCTGGTTTCTATAATCATCTGCAGATTCCTTAACCTTATTTATTTGCCTATGAAATACATTGGTGATGCTGTTGATTTCTTCCTCAATCTCATTTCCCAAAATGAAGGCCTTTCTGGCATCTTCCATAACTTCTTTCATG GGAGTTTGAAGGTACCGCAGAAAGATTCGGAGACGTTTTTGAGCAACTTTGGGCATGTAGATGGAAGAATTGAACTGTATAGGAGTATAATCCTATCAGAGCAAGTGGATAATCATATTGTCTCAGATGTTGCAAACATAAAATCTGATTTGGGTAATAAATATTTAATGGATCTTTGTGTTATGTCAGCTAAACTTGCTTATGAGAATCCTAAAGTTGTTCAAAATGTTGTTGATAATTACTGGAAG ATGCACTTCGTCGCCTTCTACAACTGCTGGAATG AGAGCCAAAAGCAAAGCAACACCCAAGTGTTCATATGCTATGACAAGCCAAAAGATGCAAACTTGATAGTAGTAAGTTTCAGGGGAACAGAAACATTCAATACACAAGATATGGTTACTGATTTGGATTTCTCCTGGTTCCAAATCCCCAAAGTTGGAAAAATCCACATCGGATTCCTCGAAGCTTTGGGTTTGGGTAACAGAAGTGATCCTGCCACTTTCCAATTTCATCTCGCCAAACATGAATCTGACTTCTTCCATTTACACGGCGATTGGGAGTCCAAAATGAAGGAATTCGCCATGACTAAAGCTTTTTATGCTGTCGCTTTGACACTAAAACACTTATTGATTGAGCACAAAAATGCTAAATTCGTAGTCACAGGACACAGCTTAGGAGGTGCACTTGCTATATTATTCCCAAGTGTTCTTGTCATTCAGGAAGAGACTGCAATGCTTGACAG GTTGCTTAATGTTTACACCTTCGGGCAGCCGAGGATCGGAGACCCGAAATTTGCGGGGTTCATGGAAGCTCATCTTAATTATCCGGATACAAGATATTTCAGGGTGGTTTACTGCAATGATATGATTCCCCGGGTTCCTTTTGATGATGAGCTATTCGCCTTCAAGCATTTCGGAACATGTATTTACTATGATAGTTGGTACTATGGCAAG TTTATGGAGGAAGAGCCAAACaagaacttcttttcattgagGTACATGATAATGATGTGGCCAAATGCACAGTGGGAACTACTTAGAAGTATGATAATAAGTTATATGTACGGTCCATATTACAAAGAGACTTGGTTGAGCACTGTGTTCAGGTTAACCGGACTTTTGATCCCAAGTGTCCCTGCTCATAGTCCCGTGGAGTATGTTAATTCAGTTAGGCTTGGGAGGGAGAAATCAGTTGCTCCTTTTACCTCTTTGAAAAGCTTTGTTCGCAAATAG